The Sphingobium aromaticiconvertens genome has a segment encoding these proteins:
- a CDS encoding nucleotidyltransferase domain-containing protein gives MTIAAVALYGSQARGDAVSGSDVDLLMITDEDHARHVSMGTLSIYLYPWTSLLRDAQAGDLFLCHIVREARSLHDPENRLGSLAGAFRFKPNYADEIRKASDLAWYLANFPDTLDGALGAKRVAWTVRTILIARAAERHSPCFAADALVAFSGLPLVGTLIGRKDEQYIAEDTPNLLACFLQHYGLPAPIRDGSPADYHAYFAVNRNDVALQTLRTDLQDNFYS, from the coding sequence ATGACGATTGCCGCGGTTGCGCTTTATGGCAGCCAAGCGCGCGGCGATGCGGTGTCGGGTTCCGATGTCGATCTGCTGATGATTACCGACGAAGATCATGCCCGGCATGTCAGCATGGGAACGCTCTCGATCTATCTCTATCCATGGACATCACTGCTCCGCGACGCGCAGGCCGGAGACCTGTTTCTGTGCCACATCGTTCGCGAGGCCCGATCGCTTCATGATCCGGAAAACCGGCTTGGGAGCCTCGCCGGTGCCTTCCGGTTCAAGCCGAATTATGCGGATGAAATCCGCAAGGCATCCGACCTCGCCTGGTATCTGGCAAACTTCCCGGACACGCTCGACGGGGCGCTAGGCGCCAAGCGGGTCGCCTGGACGGTGCGCACCATCCTGATCGCGCGCGCAGCGGAGCGGCATTCTCCCTGCTTCGCGGCCGATGCGCTTGTCGCGTTTAGCGGTTTACCCTTGGTCGGGACATTGATCGGTCGTAAGGACGAGCAGTATATAGCAGAAGACACGCCGAACCTTTTGGCGTGCTTTCTCCAGCATTATGGATTGCCCGCGCCGATACGCGACGGCTCTCCCGCAGATTATCATGCTTATTTTGCAGTCAACCGGAATGACGTCGCCTTGCAGACCCTTAGAACGGATCTGCAGGACAATTTCTACAGCTGA
- a CDS encoding GNAT family N-acetyltransferase, with the protein MSAPRFLIDTNVFIGLEDHAEVVPHFASLQQLAGRHGVEIFVHAAAIDDIGRDKDEARRRVSLSKIKKFPVIGKMAGIDQTALEAKYGRIRRPNDLVDATLLHALDIGVADFLVTEDQGLHARAERTSSTFGARVLYVADAVSFLRTTYEAVAVVFPAVVEMEANTISQDDPIFVSLRGDYPGFDDWWREKCVRPMRKCWVVMDEGNVAGLLVRKDEKPGNTDARLPGQKILKICTFKVRTESRGVKLGELLLKQVLWYAQSNNHDVVYLTTFPGQQTLMALLEYYGFRHTHDNANGEKVYEKAINRDRLAPPGSTSLFDLARENYPRFATGDGLAAYAIPIKEEFHEILFPELVNRSQFSLFGDTGFQRPGNTIRKVYLCRAPAQLTQPGALLFFYKGKSGFQPSQAITTVGVFEEMKLAYSTEELRRLAGGRSVYSDVQLRNLAATQNRPVKVINFLLAAHLEPPMQLAALKNSSVFAGHPPQSIKRLLPAQQMSVLDQGAFGFTT; encoded by the coding sequence ATGAGCGCGCCCAGATTCCTAATTGATACTAACGTCTTCATCGGCTTGGAAGACCATGCCGAGGTAGTCCCACACTTCGCTTCCCTGCAACAGCTTGCGGGGAGACATGGCGTCGAGATTTTCGTTCATGCAGCGGCGATTGACGACATTGGGCGAGACAAGGATGAAGCGCGTCGTCGCGTTTCACTCAGCAAAATCAAAAAATTTCCCGTAATCGGCAAGATGGCGGGTATCGACCAGACGGCACTTGAAGCGAAATATGGACGTATTCGTCGTCCCAACGATCTCGTCGATGCCACTCTGCTTCATGCCCTGGACATTGGCGTTGCCGACTTTCTTGTGACAGAGGATCAGGGCCTTCACGCACGGGCAGAAAGGACATCCTCGACTTTTGGCGCGCGAGTTCTGTACGTTGCCGACGCCGTCTCCTTCCTGCGAACCACCTACGAAGCAGTGGCTGTGGTCTTCCCCGCAGTGGTGGAGATGGAGGCCAACACCATATCCCAGGACGACCCGATCTTCGTGAGTCTGCGCGGAGACTATCCTGGCTTCGATGACTGGTGGCGCGAGAAGTGCGTCAGACCGATGCGCAAGTGCTGGGTCGTCATGGATGAAGGCAATGTGGCGGGTCTTCTTGTGCGCAAGGATGAAAAGCCTGGCAACACCGATGCCAGGCTTCCGGGACAGAAGATCCTCAAGATCTGCACCTTCAAGGTTCGCACCGAGAGCCGCGGAGTGAAGCTGGGCGAACTCCTGTTGAAGCAGGTGCTCTGGTACGCCCAATCGAACAACCACGACGTGGTCTATCTGACGACCTTTCCAGGTCAACAGACGCTGATGGCACTACTGGAATACTATGGTTTCCGCCATACGCACGATAATGCGAACGGTGAGAAGGTCTATGAAAAGGCGATCAATCGTGATCGGCTTGCACCGCCTGGAAGCACATCGCTTTTCGACCTCGCTCGCGAAAATTATCCACGGTTCGCAACCGGAGACGGTCTCGCCGCCTATGCGATTCCGATCAAGGAAGAGTTCCACGAAATTCTCTTTCCGGAACTGGTGAACCGCAGCCAGTTCAGCCTTTTTGGCGACACTGGTTTCCAACGGCCTGGGAATACGATCCGTAAGGTATATCTATGCCGGGCACCTGCGCAGCTTACCCAACCAGGGGCGCTGCTGTTCTTCTATAAAGGCAAATCTGGTTTTCAGCCTTCGCAGGCCATAACGACCGTTGGTGTGTTCGAGGAGATGAAGCTCGCCTACTCGACCGAGGAACTGCGCCGACTTGCAGGTGGCCGCTCGGTATACAGCGACGTGCAGCTCAGAAATCTCGCCGCGACGCAAAACCGTCCTGTGAAAGTGATCAACTTTCTCCTAGCCGCACACCTTGAGCCGCCTATGCAACTCGCCGCCCTAAAGAACAGCAGCGTATTCGCCGGACACCCGCCACAGTCCATCAAGAGACTCCTTCCGGCTCAACAGATGTCCGTTCTTGATCAGGGAGCTTTTGGTTTCACGACATGA
- a CDS encoding helix-turn-helix domain-containing protein, translated as MKVVGKVFEPLPDGAEAKDGHIGRSLREIRILAGLTQAQVAERLNIGQSAVTRLENRKDIRVSTLRDYLGAMGAKLRIQAQFEHAAAMINSLRESHYRFEQVDENQLLLPIIGEDRLPPHRDVVFSIKPEYSRKIASGEKTVELRRRFPMSVPAGTTALIYETSPTRALSGIAEIGEVHKRSPLEIWNAFGDRACIARADFDAYFDGADRAYAIELTHGRPLPRPLELSELRDRFSFEPPQSFLYATPKMREALLYERAQIPN; from the coding sequence ATGAAGGTCGTTGGCAAGGTATTTGAACCGCTACCGGACGGTGCCGAAGCCAAGGATGGCCACATTGGACGCAGTTTGCGTGAAATTCGGATCTTAGCTGGACTTACGCAAGCCCAGGTTGCTGAGCGTCTCAACATCGGCCAATCCGCCGTTACTAGGCTCGAAAATCGCAAGGACATCCGCGTGTCGACGTTGCGCGATTATCTCGGAGCAATGGGGGCGAAGCTCCGCATTCAAGCTCAGTTCGAACATGCCGCTGCGATGATCAACAGTCTGCGGGAGTCTCATTATCGCTTCGAACAGGTCGACGAGAATCAGCTTCTCCTGCCTATTATTGGGGAGGATCGGCTCCCACCCCATCGCGACGTCGTATTCAGCATCAAGCCGGAATATAGCCGGAAGATCGCCAGTGGCGAGAAAACGGTTGAGCTTCGTCGGCGTTTCCCGATGTCGGTGCCAGCCGGAACAACTGCTCTGATCTATGAGACCAGCCCGACGCGTGCACTTTCGGGCATCGCCGAGATTGGGGAGGTCCACAAACGGTCGCCGCTTGAAATCTGGAATGCATTTGGCGATCGTGCCTGCATTGCCCGTGCGGACTTCGACGCCTATTTTGATGGCGCTGACCGCGCTTATGCCATTGAGCTGACGCATGGCCGTCCGCTGCCTCGTCCTTTGGAACTGAGCGAGCTCAGAGACCGATTTAGCTTCGAGCCACCGCAGTCCTTCCTCTACGCGACGCCCAAAATGCGAGAAGCCCTTCTGTATGAGCGCGCCCAGATTCCTAATTGA
- a CDS encoding ATP-binding protein, with the protein MKRRIAILGLSGVGKSSLIKGINDTVPLLHLQASDLIKAEQAYQESTPDSSEELRTGAVVDNQLLMIAAYKRKTAATDLPVVFDGHSIIDGLNGLIEIPVSVFSELELDAICYMVADPHLIAERRRADVGRERPHRDVPTLVQHQHLAETRARQVAEAIGCPFILIGDGELGIVVDFISGAGDLAIR; encoded by the coding sequence ATGAAAAGGCGAATAGCTATCCTAGGCCTGTCTGGCGTCGGCAAATCGTCGCTCATAAAAGGAATTAATGATACCGTTCCTTTGCTTCATCTGCAGGCAAGCGATTTGATAAAGGCGGAACAGGCTTATCAAGAAAGTACCCCAGATAGTTCGGAAGAATTGCGGACTGGGGCAGTGGTCGACAATCAGTTACTCATGATTGCAGCCTATAAGCGGAAAACTGCTGCCACAGATCTGCCTGTCGTCTTTGACGGGCACAGTATAATCGACGGCCTAAATGGCCTCATCGAAATTCCGGTTTCCGTCTTCTCGGAACTTGAATTGGATGCGATCTGCTACATGGTGGCTGATCCCCATTTAATTGCGGAGCGCCGTCGCGCAGATGTCGGTCGCGAACGCCCGCATCGCGACGTTCCGACCTTAGTGCAACATCAGCATCTAGCCGAAACTAGAGCCCGACAAGTTGCAGAAGCGATTGGATGCCCTTTCATTCTCATCGGAGATGGCGAACTCGGCATCGTGGTGGATTTCATCAGCGGAGCAGGCGATCTAGCTATCCGCTGA
- a CDS encoding WYL domain-containing protein: MSEIKPEQSLTSPRWSVRRRLEFIEFRLFWSGRLNRSDLTDMFGISAPQGSADIKDYERLAPENIVYDATLKAFVRTPAFSPIFVGAFTDHYLLQIVAIAGGWMRMEDTWFDAMPRVEVATLKRQPTDTAILLSVLAAIKERKEIDISYLSLTGSSSEARTIAPHAFAYAGGKWYVRSWAREHNDFRDYVLGRIVAVADERPCPIDPALDFEWAHMINLEVIPNEALPAERREAIAREYRMVDHKLLVPCRLSLSFYLMSELNLDVAPGILSPFKQQLQLTNRVEVEQARGVARELTNQALRRGPAA; the protein is encoded by the coding sequence ATGTCAGAAATCAAGCCAGAGCAGTCACTTACGAGCCCCCGTTGGAGCGTGCGCCGTCGCCTGGAGTTCATCGAGTTCCGCCTTTTTTGGTCGGGCAGGCTTAATCGTAGCGACCTGACGGACATGTTCGGCATTTCTGCGCCGCAAGGATCGGCCGATATTAAGGATTATGAGCGGCTGGCGCCGGAGAATATCGTTTATGATGCGACGCTGAAAGCGTTCGTTAGAACTCCGGCCTTCTCGCCCATCTTCGTCGGCGCCTTCACTGACCATTATCTCCTTCAAATCGTCGCGATCGCCGGTGGGTGGATGCGGATGGAGGACACTTGGTTCGATGCGATGCCCCGCGTCGAGGTCGCCACACTTAAACGCCAACCGACAGATACGGCGATCCTGCTCAGCGTCCTGGCGGCGATCAAAGAGCGCAAGGAGATCGACATCTCCTATCTGTCGTTGACTGGGTCGTCATCAGAAGCGCGCACGATCGCGCCCCATGCGTTCGCTTATGCCGGGGGCAAATGGTATGTCCGCTCTTGGGCACGCGAGCATAATGACTTTCGCGATTATGTGCTGGGCCGGATAGTAGCCGTCGCCGACGAACGACCCTGTCCAATCGATCCTGCGCTCGATTTCGAGTGGGCGCACATGATCAATCTCGAGGTTATCCCCAATGAGGCGCTACCGGCAGAGCGGCGAGAGGCGATCGCCCGCGAATATCGCATGGTCGATCATAAGCTTCTCGTACCCTGCAGGCTGAGTCTGAGCTTCTATCTGATGAGCGAACTTAATCTCGATGTGGCGCCTGGCATCCTCAGCCCGTTTAAGCAGCAGCTTCAGCTCACCAACCGTGTCGAGGTCGAGCAGGCACGGGGCGTCGCACGGGAGCTTACCAACCAAGCGCTACGCCGCGGCCCGGCCGCATGA
- a CDS encoding patatin-like phospholipase family protein produces the protein MGALQEEGAADNGEKSRQRPYRVLSLDGGGMRGIYTAAFLDRLLTQHAARTRGPALDLGLGFDLITGTSTGAIVGAAAAIGVPMRDIVTLYRAYGAKIFPHRIKGKLSAIFRAITGGHYVRRGDAALKIALDGVLGDITLSQVFDQRGIAMSIPAVRMSTHKAWVFKKTPKSGPRDDHYRLADICLASSAAPIYRALAAIDDPSGKEGGKQVFCDGGLWANNPIMVGFTDALANAAPGQAIEIFSLGTCPRPEGEHIRGDKVNRSMLGWSLGADVAPLSISAQEFAYDNMARLLAIAMSDCGRSISRVRFPNKPVPASMLEFLALDDSRPEAMERLIQQAHTDADATRSACDDPNDTDGRLIRSMLESLPPLDPAKTLCRAPESA, from the coding sequence ATGGGCGCATTGCAGGAGGAAGGGGCGGCAGACAACGGCGAGAAATCGCGCCAGCGCCCCTATCGTGTTCTTAGTCTCGACGGCGGCGGTATGCGCGGTATCTATACCGCTGCCTTTCTCGACCGGCTTCTGACGCAACACGCCGCCCGAACCCGGGGTCCCGCGCTCGACCTCGGCCTTGGCTTTGACCTGATCACTGGCACCAGCACCGGCGCGATCGTCGGGGCCGCTGCCGCAATTGGTGTACCGATGCGCGATATAGTTACTCTCTACCGCGCTTATGGTGCGAAGATCTTCCCGCACCGGATCAAGGGCAAATTGAGCGCCATCTTCCGCGCGATCACGGGCGGCCACTATGTCCGTCGGGGCGACGCTGCGCTCAAGATTGCGCTCGACGGGGTGCTTGGCGATATCACCTTGAGCCAAGTGTTCGACCAGCGCGGGATCGCGATGTCGATCCCGGCCGTGCGCATGAGCACCCATAAGGCTTGGGTGTTCAAGAAGACGCCCAAGAGCGGCCCGCGCGATGATCATTATCGGCTCGCGGACATCTGCCTCGCCTCGAGCGCAGCGCCGATCTATCGAGCACTCGCGGCCATTGACGATCCTTCCGGTAAGGAGGGCGGCAAGCAGGTATTCTGCGACGGGGGACTTTGGGCCAACAACCCGATCATGGTCGGGTTCACCGATGCGCTCGCCAACGCAGCTCCCGGCCAAGCGATCGAAATCTTTTCGCTGGGCACCTGCCCTCGCCCCGAAGGCGAACATATCCGCGGCGACAAGGTCAACCGCTCGATGCTGGGCTGGAGCCTGGGTGCCGATGTCGCCCCGCTTAGCATCTCTGCGCAAGAATTCGCTTATGACAATATGGCGCGGCTCTTGGCCATCGCGATGAGCGATTGCGGCCGCTCGATCAGCCGGGTACGCTTCCCCAACAAGCCGGTGCCCGCCAGCATGCTCGAATTTCTGGCGCTCGACGATAGCAGGCCCGAGGCGATGGAGCGCTTGATCCAGCAAGCCCACACTGATGCCGACGCGACACGCAGTGCTTGCGATGATCCTAACGACACAGATGGCCGTCTCATCCGCTCGATGCTCGAATCCCTACCACCGCTTGACCCGGCCAAAACCCTGTGCCGCGCCCCTGAATCTGCCTGA